The following are encoded together in the Thunnus thynnus chromosome 15, fThuThy2.1, whole genome shotgun sequence genome:
- the sacm1la gene encoding phosphatidylinositol-3-phosphatase SAC1-A, with amino-acid sequence MATAYERYNLHTTPEKFFIEACDEGADAVLAIDRVSNEMTLAGKKDVPPSAVTRPICGIMGTIRLVAGMYLIVITRKRNVGSLLGHAVWKAVDFDIISYKKTVLHLSEIQSQENKTFLSMINNVLTTDGFYFCTDYDLTHTLQRLANTSPDFQEMTLLERADQRFVWNGNLLRELAAQPELHKFALPVVHGFIVMKPCRINGKIFEWILISRRSCFRAGVRYYVRGIDSEGHAANFVETEQIVLYEGAKASFVQTRGSMPFYWSQRPNLKYKPKPIISKTTNHMDGFQRHFDSQLLIYGKQTILNLVNQKGSEKPLEQAFSKMVSGMNNGMLNYIAFDFHKECSHMRWDRLQILVDDVAETQDEYCYFMLNSEGKTVAQQRGVFRSNCMDCLDRTNVIQSLLARRSLQSQLQRMGVLNVGQRIEEQADFEKIYKNAWADNANACAVQYAGTGALKTDFTRTGKRTRLGLLMDGWNSMIRYYKNNFSDGFRQDSIDLFLGNFAVDESDGPTPLRVQKDWKFLTLPIIMLVAFSMCIVCLLMAGDTWTETLAYVMFWGAASAITATIILFNGQDFVDAPKLVHKEKMD; translated from the exons ATGGCGACCGCCTACGAGAGATACAATTT GCACACAACCCCAGAGAAGTTCTTCATCGAGGCCTGTGATGAGGGGGCTGATGCTGTCCTGGCAATCGACAGGGTCTCGAATGAGATGACCCTTGCAG GGAAAAAAGATGTTCCTCCCTCAGCAGTCACCAGGCCTATCTGTGGCATCATGGGAACCATCCGTCTAGTAGCAG GGATGTACCTGATCGTCATCACCAGGAAGAGGAACGTGGGCAGCCTCTTGGGCCATGCTGTGTGGAAGGCTGTGGATTTCGATATAATCTCTTATAAGAAGACCGTGCTACATCTGTCTGAGATCCAG TCTCAAGAGAACAAGACCTTCCTGTCCATGATTAACAATGTGCTGACTACAGACGGCTTCTACTTCTGCACTGACTAcgacctgacacacacactgcagcgaCTGGCCAACACCAGCCCCGACTTCCAGGAGATGACCCTGCTGGAGAGG GCAGATCAGAGGTTTGTGTGGAATGGAAATCTCCTGAGAGAACTGGCTGCACAGCCAGAG CTTCATAAGTTTGCGCTACCTGTTGTCCACGGCT TCATTGTCATGAAGCCATGCCGTATAAATGGGAAGATCTTTGAATGGATCCTCATATCCAGGAGAAGCTGTTTCCGGGCTGGCGTCAGATACTATGTCAGAG GCATCGACTCTGAAGGCCACGCCGCTAACTTTGTGGAGACTGAGCAGATCGTTTTGTATGAGGGAGCAAAGGCTTCGTTTGTGCAG ACACGAGGCTCCATGCCTTTTTACTGGAGTCAGAGGCCCAACCTCAAATACAAACCCAAACCCATCATCAGCAAAACCACCAATCAC ATGGATGGTTTCCAGAGGCATTTTGACTCTCAGCTCCTCATCTATGGGAAGCAAACCATTCTGAACTTG GTGAATCAGAAAGGCTCAGAAAAGCCACTGGAACAGGCCTTTTCCAAGATGGTGTCTGGTATGAACAATGGCATGCTCAA CTACATAGCCTTCGACTTCCACAAAGAGTGCAGCCACATGAGATGGGATCGTCTTCAGATCTTGGTGGATGATGTTGCTGAGACGCAGGATGAATACTG ttACTTCATGTTGAACTCTGAGGGAAAGACGGTGGCCCAGCAGAGAGGAGTCTTCCGCAGTAACTGCATGGACTGCCTGGACAGGACCAACGTCATCCAGAGCCTGTTGGCCCGACGTTCCCTACAGTCTCAGCTCCAG AGAATGGGGGTTCTGAATGTGGGCCAGCGGATCGAAGAGCAGGCTGACTTTGAAAAGATCTACAAGAATG CATGGGCTGACAATGCCAATGCATGCGCTGTGCAGTACGCAGGAACGGGAGCCTTGAAAACAGACTTCACAAG GACAGGGAAGAGGACCCGGTTGGGGCTGCTGATGGATGGCTGGAACTCCATGATCCGCTACTACAAAAACAACTTCTCTGATGGCTTCAGACAA gatTCCATTGACCTGTTTCTGGGTAACTTTGCTGTCGATGAGTCGGATGGACCCACTCCTCTTCGAGTGCAGAAGGACTGGAAGTTCCTCACG CTGCCTATCATTATGCTGGTGGCATTTTCCATGTGCATTGTATGTCTTCTCATGGCTG GTGACACTTGGACGGAGACTCTGGCTTACGTGATGTTCTGGGGGGCTGCTAGTGCAATTACAGCCACTATCATCCTGTTTAATGGCCAAGACTTTGTGGACGCCCCCAAACTGGTTCACAAGGAGAAGATGGACTGA